In Pseudomonas campi, the sequence CCGCTGCTGACCAGCTTGCCGCGAGCATGGGCCAGACGGCTGAGGTGCTGCGCGGCCTTGAACAGCGGCGCCTGGTAGCTGGCGGCCACGCTGCTGGTGCTCTCGCGGGAATACTTGTCGAGCTGTTCGAGGGCGCCGCTGATTTCGCGCTCGGCCTGCAACAGCAAGCCTTGTGGATCACCGGCCAGCTTGCCGGCGGCGAGCAGGTCGTTGGCGGTGAACTGGCTGAGTTCGGCCAGGCTTGGGCGCAGTTCATCGGCCAGTTGCGCGGGCAGGGTGTCGAGGCCTTGCTCCAGCTCGCCGATGGCCTGGCTGGCGGCGCTGTGGCGTAGGGCATCACCGCTGCCCAGGTAACGCTGGATGTTATCGGCGACCTGGTGCTGGAACTGCTGCGACAGATTGAGGTAGCGCTGCATCAGCAGGTAAGGGCGCTCCAGCGCCTGTTCCGACCACCAGAGCGTGGCGGCAAGGGCCAGGCAAGCGGTGACCAGCAGGGCGGTGGACAGATTGGTGAGCAGCTTGAGGCGCATGGTGGCGGCAACCGGAAGTCTGAAACGGTGCCGTCGAGGTTATTGCGGTTTGATTGCGGCTTTGTGACAGCGGGTGGAGCTTGGTGTTAGCTAGGCAAGTAGGTCGAGATCTTTGCTGGGGCAATGAAAAAGCCCGACAAGCTAGGCTTGTCGGGCTTCGAGGTGGTTATCAACCTGCAAAGGCTGACGTGTTGTGCGGCGTCAGGAGAAGATGAAGTCGCTCCCGGTTAACGTAGCGACACCGAGCAACTTGATGGAGAAGTCGGCATTGAGGTCACCCCCGCTGTTGCCGTAGACAATCAGATCTTCGCCCGATTGCTCTATACGTAACTGCTTGGTGCCATCGAAGCTGGCTTCACCCTTGAAGCTGTACCCCCCGAGCGCCTTGAAATCGAGTTTGTCGCCATTGGTAAAGTCCAGGATTGCATCCTGGCTGCCATTCAGTCCCAGGTCGCCCAATGCGGCAAAACGGAAGATGTCGTTGCCGAGACCACCGGACAGGTGGTCTGCCCCTGCACCGCCAATCAAGGTGTCATTGCCGGCTCCGCCATCGAGAGTGTCGTTGCCATTCAGTCCACTCAGGACGTTGGCAAAGTCGTTGCCGGTCAGCACGTTGCTGGCGCTGGTGCCGGTGAGGTTGAGCTTGCTCAGGCCGGTGGCGCTGGCGTCGAGGTTTTCCAGGTTGGCGCCGAGGGTGAGGGTGACTGCGCTGGTGTTGCTGGACGCGCCGCGCAGCACGACGCTGTCGGTGCCTTCGCTGGCGTTCTCGGTGAGGGTGTCCTGCAGGGCGCCGGCGCTGGTCAGGTCGACGATGTAGGTGTCGTTGCCATTGCCGCCCTTGAGGATGTCGACGCCAGCCTTGCCGTCGAGGGTGTTAGCGCCCTGGTTGCCGGTGAGGGCGTTGGCCAGGGTGTTGCCGGTAGCATTGATGTCGGCGCTGCCCAGCAAGGTGAGGTTTTCGAGGTTGTTGCCGAGCTGGAAGTCGACATAGGACTTGACCAAGTCGGTGCCGGCATTGGCGGCCTCGATCACGCTGTCACCTTCACCGAGGATGTAGGTGTCGTTGCCCGTGAGGCCGCTGAGCAGGTTGGCTGCGCTGTTCTGGTAGCCATCGAGGACGTTGGCCAGGGCATTGCCGGTACCGGCGACGGCATCGCTGCCGGTCAGGATCAGCTTTTCCAGCGTGGCGCCGAGGGTGTAGGCGAGCTGGGTCTTGACGGTATCGGTGCCGAGGCTATCGGTGATGGTGTCGCCGACGTTGTCGACGATGTACGTGTCGTTGCCTTCGCCGCCGTCCATGCTGTCGGCACCGGCGCCGCCGTCGATGATGTTGTTCGCTAGGTTGCCTTTGAACTGGTTGTTGGCGTCATTGCCGGTCAGGTTGAAGGCCACGGTGTTGGTCAGCGTGGCTTTTTCCAGGTTGGCTCCCAAGGTGTAGCTGCCGTTGGCGGTGGCGATGGCCACTTTGACCAGGTCATTGCCTTGGCTTTCTGCTTCGCTGATCACGTCCCCCGCGTTATCGATCACATAAGTGTCGTTGCCCAAACCGCCGATTAATGTGTCGGCACCGCTGCCGCCGTCCAGGATGTTGGCCGCCTCGTTGCCGGTCAGCACGTTGCTGGCGCTGGTGCCGGTGAGGTTGAGCTTGCTCAGGCCGGTGGCGCTGGCGTCGAGGTTTTCCAGGTTGGCGCCGAGGGTGAGGGTGACTGCGCTGGTGTTGCTGGACGCGCCGCGCAGCACGACGCTGTCGGTGCCTTCGCTGGCGTTCTCGGTGAGGGTGTCCTGCAGGGCGCCGGCGCTGGTCAGGTCGACGATGTAGGTGTCGTTGCCATTGCCGCCCTTGAGGATGTCGACGCCAGCCTTGCCGTCGAGGGTGTTAGCGCCCTGGTTGCCGGTGAGGGCGTTGGCCAGGGTGTTGCCGGTAGCATTGATGTCGGCGCTGCCCAGCAAGGTGAGGTTTTCGAGGTTGTTGCCGAGCTGGAAGTCGACATAGGACTTGACCAAGTCGGTGCCGGCATTGGCGGCCTCGATCACGCTGTCACCTTCACCGAGGATGTAGGTGTCGTTGCCCGTGAGGCCGCTGAGCAGGTTGGCTGCGCTGTTCTGGTAGCCATCGAGGACGTTGGCCAGGGCATTGCCGGTACCGGCGACGGCATCGCTGCCGGTCAGGATCAGCTTTTCCAGCGTGGCGCCGAGGGTGTAGGCGAGCTGGGTCTTGACGGTATCGGTGCCGAGGCTATCGGTGATGGTGTCGCCGACGTTGTCGACGATGTACGTGTCGTTGCCTTCGCCGCCGTCCATGCTGTCGGCACCGGCGCCGCCGTCGATGATGTTGTTCGCTAGGTTGCCTTTGAGCTGGTTGTTGGCGTCATTGCCGGTCAGGTTGAAGGCCACGGTGTTGGTCAGCGTGGCTTTTTCCAGGTTGGCTCCCAAGGTGTAGCTGCCGTTGGCGGTGGCGATGGCCACTTTGACCAGGTCATTGCCTTGGCTTTCTGCTTCGCTGATCACGTCCCCCGCGTTATCGATCACATAAGTGTCGTTGCCCAAACCGCCGATTAATGTGTCGGCACCGCTGCCGCCGTCCAGGATGTTGGCCGCCTCGTTGCCGGTCAGCACGTTGCTGGCGCTGGTGCCGGTGAGGTTGAGCTTGCTCAGGCCGGTGGCGCTGGCGTCGAGGTTTTCCAGGTTGGCGCCGAGGGTGAGGGTGACTGCGCTGGTGTTGCTGGAAGCGCCGCGCAGTACGACGGTGTCGGTGCCTTCGCTGGCATTCTCGGTGAGGGTGTCCTGCAGGGCGCCGGCGCTGGTCAGATCGACGATGTAAGTGTCGTTGCCATTGCCGCCCTTGAGGATGTCGACGCCACCCTTGCCGTCGAGGGTGTCGTTGCCGCCTCCGCCGCTAAGGGAATTGATCGCACTGTTGCCGGTCAGCACGTTGTCCAGTCCGTTGCCGGTGCCGTTGATGGCAGCTGAGCCGGTCAGGGTCAGGTTTTCCAGGTTGGCGCCCAAGGTCCAGGTGAGAGCTGTCTGGACGGTGTCCTGGCCGGCGTCTTCGCCCTCGACGATGCTGTCTGTCAGGCTGTCTGCCACATAGATATCGTCACCCTGGCCGCCGGCCAGGACGTCATTGCCTTTGCCTCCATTCAAGGTGTCGTTGCCGTCGCCGCCAATCAGGGCGTCGTTGCCCTTGCCGCCGGTGAGGCTGTCGTCACCGGCCCCGCCATCGAGGGTCACGCCGCTGCTCGAAGTCCAGGTCAGGGTGTTGTCACCTTCGTCGCCGGTCAGGGTCAGGGAGTTGCCGCTGGCATCGAAGCGTTTGACGCTGATGTCGCCGCTGCCCCAGCTGAACTCGTCGCGCTCGGCAGACTCCCAGGCCACCATGAAGCCGCCGTCATCGGTGGCGGTAATGGCTGGGAAATAGTCCTGATCGGCAGAGCTTGCTACGACCAGTTCGGCGCCGACCTTGACACCATTCTTGTCGAAGACCTGCGCGTAGAGCGTGGAGGTGCCGTTGTAGGCATCGCGTTCGTCGCTGGTGGCCCAGGTGATCACATAACCGCCGCCTTTGAGAGCGGTGATGCTGGGGTCGTTGTATATGCTGGAAGTGCTGTTGGCTTGAGTCTCGACGCCCAGCTTGGCGCCAGCCGCGCTAAAGCGCTGCATAAAGATATTACAGTTGGCAATTTCGTCCGAGCTGTTGTGTGTTTCGCGGGTCCAGGTGACGACATAGCTGCCATCGGCCAGGGTCACGACCTCGGGATCACCTTGGTCGCCATCGGTGCCGGTGTTGACTCGCACTGCTGCGCCATCCTTGCTGCCATTGGCAGTGAAGCGCTGCAGAAAGATTTCTTTGTTCTCGTTGCTGTCCTCGCTTTCCCATGTAACGACGAAGCCGCCATTTTGCAGGGCTGCAAGGCTGGGTTCGGCCTTCGCCAAAATGCCGCTGCCAGTGCCGATGGCGATAGCCGAGGCCTTGGCCTGGCCGTCGGCGGAGAAGAGCTGGATATAGGCCTTGTCTACGCCTTCATGAAATTCGTTGCTGGACTCTTCCTCGGTCCAACCCATTACATAATCGCCATTGGCTAGCGCTGTGAAGGAGATATCCCAGATGTCGTAGTTTGCGTTGACTGGAGGCAGCGTTGTTAGTGTGCCTGATGCTTGGCCGTCGGCAGTGAAACGCTGGATGTTGAGTGTGGAGGGTTGGTCGCCTTCATAGTTCTGGGTCCAGCTGACGATAAATCCATCGCCTAGCTTTTCAATCACAGGTTGGATGGCATCACCGGTGTTTGCCATGAGCGTGGTGCCTAGCAAAGTTTTACCGTTGAAACGCTGAATATGTAGCCCATCTTCCTGCTTCCAGATCACAACCTGGCTGCCATCTGCCAACGTGGTGATGGCTGGTGTTTCGGCGTCTGTCAGGCTATCGCTTTCTAGCGAAAGGCGACCGTCATCGATAGCAATGCTGCCATCGGCGAACTGGATCTGTTCGATGTCATCCAGCGTATCGGTTTGCTCGCCCGTGCTGATCTGCAGTTCACCTGCGGCATTGAGGCCCAGGGTGTAGTCCTGCGACTCGCCTGAGAAACGTGCGGTGTCGTTGCCTGTTCCGCCGTCGAGCAGGTCATCGCCGTCGCCGCCTTGCAGGGTGTCGTCGCCTGCTTCGCCCAGCAACGTCACGCCTTCAGGGTCGGTCCAGATCAGGGTGTTATTGCCGTCGTCGCCGGTGATGGTGGTGATGACGTTGCCGACCGGCTCGCCGGCGGCATTGAAGCGCTGGGCGTAGAGGTTGGAGTCCAGCACGTCTTCATCTTCATTCGGGTCGTAATAAGACGTATCCGGATCGGCAGTATTCCAACTGATCACGAAGCCGCCATCCGGCTGTGCCGTGGCGACAGGGGTGTCCATGACCAATTGACTTCCCAATGTCGCAACCAAGATGGCGTCGTTATCCCGGGGATCGCCATTGGCATCGAAGCGCTGGGCATAGACCTCGCCGCTGTCATAGGTGGCCCAGGTCAGCAGATAGCCGCCATCGGCCAGGGCGGTGATGCTGGCGCCGTTGATCGAGGCAGAGTTGTCGGTTACCTGACTTGCGGGACCCTGCGCAGTAAAAGTGCTGCTGTAGTGCTGAACGTAGAGATCGCGGGCCGAGTCGCTGTCGGCGACCCAGGAAACCACGTAGCCGTCGGTTATCGGGCTGATTGAGAAGTAGGAGGCATAGGCGTAAAGACTATCGATGCTATGCAGTGGCTGAGCGCTGGTTCCCGGTGTCTTGCTGCCATTGGCCGTAAAGCTCTGCACGAAGTAGTCAGTAGTGTATACAGGCCACCCATCGTCATTTTCGCCGGTGATGCGCTCGGTGCTCCAGCTCATCCAAAAGCCGCCACCGGCCTTGGGAAGAATACTGATGTCATCTGCCTCGCCTGCTGCAGTACTGCCGGTGTAGAGGGTCTGCGTAGTGCCGGCGATATCGTTGGTGTAGATCCGGCCCTTGAGGTCGCCGATGAACGTCTCGTAGTAGCCATCTGCTTGGCCATCGCGCAAGTCCAACTCCGAGCCGAGCTGGGTCTCGGCTGAGCCCTCGCTATACGAGCCCCAAGTCACAATGTATCGGCTGTCGTCCAATACGGTGACCTTGGCATCATCAAGCTCCCGCGTGCTGCTGCTGGCGACCAGTACCTGGTTGCCAGTTTTGGCGCCAGTGGCATCGAACTGCTGGGTATAAATGCTGGATGTGCTGTCGCCTTCGTCGGCCCAGGAGAGTATGAACTTGCCGTCTGCCAGGGCGGTGACGAAGGGCTCATCCACGTCTGGTGAGGCGATGTCGGTCTGCGACAGCAGTTCGCCTGTAGCGCTGTAACGCTGTACACGGATTCCGAAGTCGCCATCCAGGCTTGATGCCCAAGTCAGCACATAGCCGCCATCGCTCAGGGTGGTGAGGTTGGAGCTGTCATCAAGGCTGTCAGGGGTGGTGGCAATCCCGTTGTCGAAAGTGGTACTGATGCTGACATTGTCGCCGCCGCTGAATTCGACCTGAGAGGTGCCGTCAGTCGTGTGAGTGTTGCTGGGATTGGCTGTTTCTGTGATGGCGATATTGTCGCCGTCGCGGCTGAAACTGTAGTCCTCGAGATTCCCTTCGATCTGGGTTGGCGTGCTCATAGTCCTTTTCCCTGCAATAAGCGCCTACGGGCCTGGTGGCCCTGACAAGTAGGCTTCGATTAAATTTTGGCGGTTATTTTTTGACGAAAATGTGTGCCTATTTAGCAGGCACCAATAGGTGATGGCAATAGGCTATTTGCCGGATGGGTCAGGAATTTTTTGACAGGTGAATCCGGCCTGCTTGCAGCAGGCGCGCAGGCGGCGACAGGTTATTCGCTGTGCACTGCAACCCGGTTACGCCCGCCATGCTTGGCTACGTACAGGGCTTCGTCGGCCTGTTTGGACAGCAGGTTGCTGTCCAGTTCGCCGCGCAATTCGGCGATGCCGCAACTGAAGGTGCAGGACAGGTCCTGGGGCTGCGCCGGATAGACGATCTCGGAGAAGCGCTGGCGTATCTCGTCGAGCACCTTGGCGGCGGTGACCGCGTCGGTGTCCGGCAGGACCACGGCGAATTCCTCGCCACCGTAGCGGCCGATATGGTCGGTCTTGCGCAGGCGCTGCTTGAGGAACAGCGCCAGGCTCTTGATCACCCGGTCGCCCATGGGGTGGCCGTAGGTGTCGTTGACCCGCTTGAAGTGGTCGATGTCGAGCATGGCGAAGCTCAGCGGCTGGCCGTCGCGACGGGCGCGGAAGCGCGCGTCTTCCAGCAGCTGCAGGGTGTGGGTGTGGTTGTACAGCCCGGTGAGGCTGTCACGCACCATGCGCGATTTGAGGTTGCGCGCGCGGCTGGCGCGGTTGCGCACGGTGGCGATCAGGTGACGCGGTTTGATCGGCTTGGTGAGGAAGTCGTCGCCGCCCTCGCTCATGGCGTCGAGTTGCTTGTCCAGGTCGTCTTCGGCGGACAGGAAGATGATCGGTACGCTGACGTAGCGGTCGTTGTGGCGGATCACCTTGGCCAGTTCCGGGCCGTTGCAGTCGGGCATGTACATGTCGAGGATGATCAGGTCGGGCTGGAAGTCGGCCAGCTCGGCCATCGCCTGGATCGGTTCGGTGAGGGTGCGGGTGACGATGCCGGCGCTGTTCAGCACGCGCTCGGTATGGGTCGCCTGGGCCCGCGAGTCATCGATGATCAGTACTTTGTACGGATCGTACTGGGAGACGTGGGTGAGTACCTCGATGCGCTCGATCAGGCTGGAGGCGTCCAGGTTGCCGGTGAAGAATTCCTGGCCGCCGGCGCGTACGGCGGCCAGGCGTGTCGGCGTGTCGGTGTCTTCGTGGCTGAAGAACAGCAGCGGCAGTTTCTGTTCCAGACCCTGCTGGGCCTCGCTGGCCAGTTGCAGGCCGATGCCGGGGCCGGCGAAGTCGACTTCCATGAGGATGGCGGCCGGATGGCGCTCGGTCATGGCGGCGCGGAACGCATTGGCGCTGTCCAGGGCCTGGGCGGTGAGGCCGAAGAACTCCAGTTGCTGGGCCAGGCGCTCGGCGCGCTCAAAATCCTGCAGGGCCAGGTACACCGGTTTGCGCAGCGGCGGCAGGAAGGTCTGCTCGTACTGGTCGCCATGGCGCAGGCCGGTGCGCGACAGACGCTGCATCAGTTGGTTGAGTTCGGTGATCAGCTGGCTGTTGAGGCGCCCGCGATTGGCTTCCACGGCGCCCAGGCACTGACCGATGCTCGCCGCCAGTTGCGCGTGCACGGCCTGCTCGAAACGTTCGGCGTAGCGCAACAGGCCAAGGTTAGCTTCGACCAGTTCGGCCATGTCGACGGCATTCCACTCGACCTGTTGCAGGCGTTGCCAGACTTCCAGAACCTGACGGGCCTGGTGGATGACGCGTTTGGCAAAGTGCTGCTTGAGGCGGTCGCGGCTGGGGTCTTCTTGCTCGATCATGGCCTGCAGTCTTCTCGTACCCTGGACGGGTGGAATGATGGCCCCATGCTACCACTGAGAGGGTGGGGCGCTATAGCCGCCGATCATCTGGCGTCAACCTTCCATCTTTTGGCAGTTTTG encodes:
- a CDS encoding diguanylate cyclase, translated to MIEQEDPSRDRLKQHFAKRVIHQARQVLEVWQRLQQVEWNAVDMAELVEANLGLLRYAERFEQAVHAQLAASIGQCLGAVEANRGRLNSQLITELNQLMQRLSRTGLRHGDQYEQTFLPPLRKPVYLALQDFERAERLAQQLEFFGLTAQALDSANAFRAAMTERHPAAILMEVDFAGPGIGLQLASEAQQGLEQKLPLLFFSHEDTDTPTRLAAVRAGGQEFFTGNLDASSLIERIEVLTHVSQYDPYKVLIIDDSRAQATHTERVLNSAGIVTRTLTEPIQAMAELADFQPDLIILDMYMPDCNGPELAKVIRHNDRYVSVPIIFLSAEDDLDKQLDAMSEGGDDFLTKPIKPRHLIATVRNRASRARNLKSRMVRDSLTGLYNHTHTLQLLEDARFRARRDGQPLSFAMLDIDHFKRVNDTYGHPMGDRVIKSLALFLKQRLRKTDHIGRYGGEEFAVVLPDTDAVTAAKVLDEIRQRFSEIVYPAQPQDLSCTFSCGIAELRGELDSNLLSKQADEALYVAKHGGRNRVAVHSE
- a CDS encoding beta strand repeat-containing protein; this translates as MSTPTQIEGNLEDYSFSRDGDNIAITETANPSNTHTTDGTSQVEFSGGDNVSISTTFDNGIATTPDSLDDSSNLTTLSDGGYVLTWASSLDGDFGIRVQRYSATGELLSQTDIASPDVDEPFVTALADGKFILSWADEGDSTSSIYTQQFDATGAKTGNQVLVASSSTRELDDAKVTVLDDSRYIVTWGSYSEGSAETQLGSELDLRDGQADGYYETFIGDLKGRIYTNDIAGTTQTLYTGSTAAGEADDISILPKAGGGFWMSWSTERITGENDDGWPVYTTDYFVQSFTANGSKTPGTSAQPLHSIDSLYAYASYFSISPITDGYVVSWVADSDSARDLYVQHYSSTFTAQGPASQVTDNSASINGASITALADGGYLLTWATYDSGEVYAQRFDANGDPRDNDAILVATLGSQLVMDTPVATAQPDGGFVISWNTADPDTSYYDPNEDEDVLDSNLYAQRFNAAGEPVGNVITTITGDDGNNTLIWTDPEGVTLLGEAGDDTLQGGDGDDLLDGGTGNDTARFSGESQDYTLGLNAAGELQISTGEQTDTLDDIEQIQFADGSIAIDDGRLSLESDSLTDAETPAITTLADGSQVVIWKQEDGLHIQRFNGKTLLGTTLMANTGDAIQPVIEKLGDGFIVSWTQNYEGDQPSTLNIQRFTADGQASGTLTTLPPVNANYDIWDISFTALANGDYVMGWTEEESSNEFHEGVDKAYIQLFSADGQAKASAIAIGTGSGILAKAEPSLAALQNGGFVVTWESEDSNENKEIFLQRFTANGSKDGAAVRVNTGTDGDQGDPEVVTLADGSYVVTWTRETHNSSDEIANCNIFMQRFSAAGAKLGVETQANSTSSIYNDPSITALKGGGYVITWATSDERDAYNGTSTLYAQVFDKNGVKVGAELVVASSADQDYFPAITATDDGGFMVAWESAERDEFSWGSGDISVKRFDASGNSLTLTGDEGDNTLTWTSSSGVTLDGGAGDDSLTGGKGNDALIGGDGNDTLNGGKGNDVLAGGQGDDIYVADSLTDSIVEGEDAGQDTVQTALTWTLGANLENLTLTGSAAINGTGNGLDNVLTGNSAINSLSGGGGNDTLDGKGGVDILKGGNGNDTYIVDLTSAGALQDTLTENASEGTDTVVLRGASSNTSAVTLTLGANLENLDASATGLSKLNLTGTSASNVLTGNEAANILDGGSGADTLIGGLGNDTYVIDNAGDVISEAESQGNDLVKVAIATANGSYTLGANLEKATLTNTVAFNLTGNDANNQLKGNLANNIIDGGAGADSMDGGEGNDTYIVDNVGDTITDSLGTDTVKTQLAYTLGATLEKLILTGSDAVAGTGNALANVLDGYQNSAANLLSGLTGNDTYILGEGDSVIEAANAGTDLVKSYVDFQLGNNLENLTLLGSADINATGNTLANALTGNQGANTLDGKAGVDILKGGNGNDTYIVDLTSAGALQDTLTENASEGTDSVVLRGASSNTSAVTLTLGANLENLDASATGLSKLNLTGTSASNVLTGNEAANILDGGSGADTLIGGLGNDTYVIDNAGDVISEAESQGNDLVKVAIATANGSYTLGANLEKATLTNTVAFNLTGNDANNQFKGNLANNIIDGGAGADSMDGGEGNDTYIVDNVGDTITDSLGTDTVKTQLAYTLGATLEKLILTGSDAVAGTGNALANVLDGYQNSAANLLSGLTGNDTYILGEGDSVIEAANAGTDLVKSYVDFQLGNNLENLTLLGSADINATGNTLANALTGNQGANTLDGKAGVDILKGGNGNDTYIVDLTSAGALQDTLTENASEGTDSVVLRGASSNTSAVTLTLGANLENLDASATGLSKLNLTGTSASNVLTGNDFANVLSGLNGNDTLDGGAGNDTLIGGAGADHLSGGLGNDIFRFAALGDLGLNGSQDAILDFTNGDKLDFKALGGYSFKGEASFDGTKQLRIEQSGEDLIVYGNSGGDLNADFSIKLLGVATLTGSDFIFS